A genomic region of Christiangramia sp. OXR-203 contains the following coding sequences:
- a CDS encoding RrF2 family transcriptional regulator, producing the protein MLSKKTKYGIKALTYIARKDEKFPVQASEISESENISQKFLESIMLELRKSGFLGSKKGKGGGYYLIKKPSEIKMTAVIRVLEGPIAMVPCVSLNYYEKCDDCPDEDACSVHKLMIQVRDASLNVLGENTLADIALKQ; encoded by the coding sequence ATGCTTTCCAAAAAGACCAAGTATGGCATCAAAGCGCTAACATACATAGCTCGAAAAGATGAAAAATTCCCTGTTCAGGCTTCTGAAATTTCAGAAAGTGAGAATATTTCTCAGAAGTTCCTGGAGAGTATCATGCTGGAACTCAGGAAATCTGGCTTTCTAGGATCTAAGAAGGGAAAAGGTGGAGGTTATTATTTAATAAAAAAACCTTCAGAAATTAAGATGACCGCAGTGATCAGGGTACTGGAAGGACCCATAGCCATGGTTCCATGTGTGAGCCTTAATTACTACGAAAAATGCGATGACTGTCCAGATGAGGACGCCTGTTCTGTTCATAAATTAATGATACAGGTTAGAGATGCATCGCTGAATGTACTTGGAGAGAATACGCTTGCAGACATTGCCTTAAAGCAATGA
- a CDS encoding trans-sulfuration enzyme family protein: MAEFETIAVRTQLKRTQFQEHSTPMYLTSSYIFEDSEDMRASFAEEKERNIYSRYSNPNTSEFIDKVVQMEGAEDGFAFATGMAAVFSTLAALLESGDHVVSSRSVFGSTHGLLTKYFPKWNISHDYFDVNAPEDIESLIKPETKILFAESPTNPGVDILDLKLLGNIARKHDLILIIDNCFATPYLQNPIKFGSDLVIHSATKLMDGQGRVLGGVTVGREDLIREIYLFSRNTGPALSPFNAWVLSKSLETLSIRLEKHCENALKVAEFLESLPQAETVKYPFLKSHPQYEVARKQMKLGGNVVAFQIKGGLEAGRRFIDGLQMCSRSANLGDTRTIVTHPASTTHSKLSEVELEAVGISESLVRISVGLEHVEDIINDLKKALQE; encoded by the coding sequence ATGGCAGAATTTGAAACCATCGCGGTACGAACGCAATTGAAACGAACACAATTTCAGGAGCACTCCACACCTATGTACCTGACATCCAGCTATATCTTTGAAGATTCAGAAGATATGCGTGCAAGCTTTGCTGAAGAGAAGGAGCGAAATATTTACAGTCGCTATTCAAATCCTAATACTTCAGAATTTATTGACAAGGTAGTGCAGATGGAAGGAGCTGAAGATGGATTTGCTTTTGCGACAGGTATGGCTGCGGTGTTTTCTACTTTGGCAGCCTTGCTGGAAAGCGGTGATCATGTAGTTTCATCCCGCTCTGTATTTGGTTCAACTCATGGATTATTAACTAAATATTTTCCTAAATGGAACATTTCACATGATTATTTTGATGTGAATGCGCCGGAAGATATTGAAAGTTTGATCAAACCTGAAACAAAAATCCTGTTTGCTGAATCACCTACCAATCCTGGTGTTGACATTCTGGATCTGAAATTACTTGGAAATATTGCCAGAAAACATGATCTCATTTTGATCATCGATAATTGCTTTGCGACTCCGTATTTGCAGAATCCTATAAAATTTGGGTCAGACCTCGTAATACATTCGGCTACAAAATTGATGGATGGACAGGGTAGAGTCCTTGGCGGAGTTACTGTTGGTAGAGAAGATCTAATTCGGGAAATATATCTTTTTAGTAGAAATACGGGTCCGGCACTATCGCCATTTAATGCCTGGGTTTTATCGAAAAGCTTGGAAACACTTTCTATTAGACTAGAGAAGCATTGTGAAAATGCGCTTAAAGTTGCAGAGTTTCTTGAGTCTTTACCTCAGGCGGAAACTGTTAAATATCCGTTCTTAAAATCTCATCCACAATATGAAGTGGCAAGAAAACAAATGAAACTGGGAGGTAATGTAGTGGCATTCCAAATCAAAGGCGGACTGGAAGCAGGTAGAAGGTTTATCGACGGACTGCAAATGTGTTCAAGATCTGCAAATTTAGGAGATACCAGGACGATCGTGACTCATCCTGCTTCTACAACACATAGTAAATTAAGTGAAGTAGAGTTGGAAGCGGTAGGAATTTCAGAAAGCCTGGTCAGAATTTCGGTGGGTCTGGAACATGTGGAAGATATTATTAATGATCTTAAAAAGGCCTTGCAGGAATAG